One genomic region from Sphingobacterium multivorum encodes:
- a CDS encoding Crp/Fnr family transcriptional regulator, with protein sequence MHTKFIQLIKQHSPLSESEIELCKSYMEPVRYAKHQLIEEEGKVPAYLYFVVSGFVRLFHYNDKGDELTTHINCPPGFICSYQHFNHQTCTEENLESITDSELLRISKANLDLLTRQLPSFKDFSVYVFQQSLTYNEKRAKELATLTAEKRYLKLMAEQPELLYNVPMQYIASFLGMNPKSLSRIRKQIIR encoded by the coding sequence ATGCACACAAAGTTTATTCAGCTGATCAAACAACACAGTCCGTTATCGGAATCCGAGATTGAACTGTGTAAATCTTATATGGAGCCCGTGCGCTATGCCAAACATCAGCTCATTGAAGAGGAGGGAAAGGTACCGGCTTACCTGTATTTTGTGGTGTCGGGTTTTGTTCGCCTGTTCCATTATAATGATAAGGGCGACGAGCTGACGACACATATCAACTGCCCACCGGGATTTATCTGCTCTTACCAGCATTTCAACCACCAGACCTGCACGGAAGAAAACCTGGAAAGTATCACCGACAGTGAACTGCTGCGCATCAGCAAGGCAAACCTCGATCTGCTGACAAGGCAATTGCCTTCATTTAAGGATTTTAGTGTGTATGTGTTTCAGCAGTCCTTGACCTATAATGAGAAGAGAGCAAAAGAGCTTGCCACGCTTACGGCCGAAAAACGTTACCTCAAACTCATGGCCGAGCAGCCGGAATTGCTGTACAACGTGCCCATGCAATATATCGCTTCTTTCCTTGGTATGAACCCCAAAAGTTTGAGCCGCATCCGCAAACAGATCATTAGGTAA
- a CDS encoding IPT/TIG domain-containing protein, whose amino-acid sequence MNRFVIFFGIFIVLGIQACHKDKDNPPEQSTKSKLEDVLTGIDSLKSFTADLKSASLAEEELNQGITVFTLSERVLADVSVAKHNLPSATEGSQDLPRLRAANGTNGSDFKDGSSIKDYIVKGRFSLSDFTPDKKLTTLSGKTITVQVVNGMVYLNGVQLFSNPISSNSTFAVFALSSFINYGSMLALDNQALAKVAPCIPGGTLTILGQNFGDKPEQNLVTLNGKNALVNEASKNKLVITIPAEATTGMLTVMVNNKTVSSVSPIPVLLPTVTTVNGIAALGCQNIQGIAIDNNNTLYFTDPSNYRTLSYDASGHAVIYQPLGPPEKDINGDGRIDANDAPLIITDPWAITLGNDGKIYVAGKSKEVTPGIFRFTPNLPKQTELWAGSKDLNLEGRRLNTGMRPIALLADGETMLYANNFPEQQYVVNRIAGDNIMGWLYNMDFLSVDPTYQQSATILGMTKMKNANTFYLADGAGKRIWKKDQNGLYLLAGANNKNHIPAQDGQGTAVLFGSPMGIALWSDQYIVVCDNDYTNHNYSIRVVNTYGVVTTIAGGNNPTNSSKDGIGKAAQFNGVNAIAVDKDNMLYVASDDGSIRKIQFK is encoded by the coding sequence ATGAATAGATTCGTTATTTTTTTTGGAATATTCATTGTTTTGGGTATCCAAGCCTGCCATAAGGATAAAGACAATCCACCGGAACAAAGTACTAAATCGAAACTCGAGGATGTGCTGACAGGAATAGATTCACTGAAATCTTTTACCGCCGATCTGAAGAGCGCGTCGCTTGCTGAGGAAGAGCTTAATCAGGGCATTACGGTCTTTACCCTGAGTGAACGGGTCCTTGCTGATGTGTCTGTAGCAAAGCATAACCTGCCATCTGCTACTGAGGGCAGTCAAGATCTACCCCGGTTAAGAGCAGCAAATGGAACCAATGGATCCGATTTTAAGGATGGCTCTTCCATCAAGGACTATATTGTCAAGGGCCGCTTTTCATTGAGCGATTTTACGCCCGACAAGAAACTGACCACCCTAAGCGGCAAAACCATCACCGTTCAGGTCGTCAATGGTATGGTCTATCTAAATGGGGTACAGCTCTTCAGTAATCCCATCAGCAGTAACAGTACATTTGCTGTATTTGCCTTATCGTCCTTTATTAACTATGGTAGCATGCTGGCTCTTGACAACCAAGCGCTCGCCAAAGTAGCCCCCTGCATCCCGGGAGGCACCTTAACGATCTTAGGTCAAAATTTCGGCGACAAACCCGAACAGAACCTGGTTACACTCAATGGCAAAAATGCCCTGGTGAACGAGGCTTCAAAAAATAAGCTCGTGATCACCATTCCTGCCGAGGCCACGACGGGAATGCTCACGGTCATGGTAAACAATAAAACAGTGAGCAGCGTATCGCCCATACCGGTTTTATTACCCACGGTTACTACGGTTAACGGCATAGCGGCTTTGGGATGCCAGAATATTCAGGGCATCGCTATCGACAACAACAATACGCTCTACTTCACCGACCCGTCCAACTACCGCACGCTTTCCTACGATGCAAGCGGGCATGCCGTCATCTACCAGCCGCTGGGACCACCTGAAAAAGACATCAACGGCGACGGCCGAATCGATGCCAACGACGCACCACTCATCATCACGGATCCCTGGGCCATTACCTTGGGTAATGATGGAAAGATATATGTGGCAGGGAAAAGTAAAGAAGTGACACCAGGCATATTCCGTTTTACGCCTAATCTGCCAAAGCAAACAGAACTTTGGGCCGGTAGTAAAGACCTCAATTTAGAAGGACGTCGCTTAAATACAGGTATGCGTCCGATTGCCCTTCTGGCTGATGGCGAGACGATGTTGTATGCCAATAATTTCCCTGAGCAGCAATATGTGGTCAACCGCATCGCTGGCGATAATATTATGGGCTGGTTGTATAATATGGACTTTTTGAGCGTCGACCCCACCTATCAGCAATCCGCCACTATACTGGGGATGACAAAAATGAAAAACGCGAACACCTTTTATCTTGCTGATGGCGCTGGCAAACGCATCTGGAAAAAAGATCAAAATGGGCTTTACCTTCTCGCCGGGGCCAATAATAAAAACCATATCCCCGCACAGGATGGACAGGGCACAGCTGTGCTGTTTGGCAGTCCGATGGGAATAGCGCTCTGGTCGGATCAGTATATTGTTGTCTGCGATAACGACTATACCAACCACAATTATAGCATCCGGGTTGTCAACACCTATGGTGTGGTCACCACCATCGCCGGCGGCAACAACCCGACCAACAGCAGCAAAGATGGTATCGGCAAAGCAGCGCAGTTCAATGGCGTTAATGCCATTGCAGTCGATAAAGACAATATGCTTTACGTCGCATCCGATGACGGTTCCATCCGAAAAATCCAATTTAAATAG
- a CDS encoding GAF domain-containing protein, which translates to MQFNFAFDSSPFKTLIAFHKIIPSFEAAALSPVGFQATYARSLLEEISKYPELIEGVEKAEDLLRYEPIIKVLLADLFPSSLTHNEIKAITIPFHLYTFNHTARLEKILQDAGDHYEFSLRDISPDTYYILNCCVIISQYYGFKVDAMDAPLFLDIPDKNNIIHHYRVLFNADFIDVLPTEQAIDLSAEDITELVDNFSDIALWKSKFPEQSWILKGFSIMTLFDATIENAVSSFKSNLLREKSAIQMTEIESIFRSIYKINDLRIGLTSFEKVRDEYNLRIVEKQLYSHLLYDSTIEECESMLCSETLERMLTKDEYLVVPDIDKLPIADPKQAFFIDKLKQQNVKSFIFVPLIEGDKVLGLLEMSSSKVRELNSVNANKLNFILPFIKDKVSKAFSETENQIEAVIQKEYTSIHPSVKWRFQEEAIHFLNDRAFGKDYALQEIVFDQVYPLYGQIDVQGSSESRNQAIRQDLINQSMDLIALFTAVNQTQQLPLFEQKIFDLERNLATLQHGLLTDTEQLMLDYFNQDIHPILENFRKNNKNSLATEAIDRYFERINLSIGGFYEARQDYDNSITLINKKLVAILDEKQVEAQQYFPHYYERYKTDGIEHNMYIGASIAPDRNFELYYLRNLRLWQLQVMCAMEQEFRQLQPSLPHLLEVTSLILVFATPISIRFRMDEKQFDIDGSYNVRYEIAKKRIDKAKIKGSTERITQKGKLVIVYSNVHEETEYLGYINLLQHKGLLDDNIEQFEVEDLQGLVGLKAIRVGFQFQEQ; encoded by the coding sequence ATGCAGTTTAATTTCGCCTTTGATTCCAGTCCGTTTAAAACCCTGATCGCTTTTCATAAGATTATACCATCCTTTGAAGCAGCGGCTCTATCGCCGGTTGGCTTTCAGGCTACTTACGCCCGATCGCTGCTGGAAGAAATCAGCAAATACCCCGAACTTATCGAGGGCGTCGAAAAAGCCGAAGACCTGCTGCGCTACGAGCCTATCATCAAGGTGCTGCTGGCAGATCTGTTTCCAAGCTCACTGACGCACAATGAGATCAAGGCCATTACCATTCCCTTCCACCTCTATACGTTCAACCACACCGCTAGACTGGAAAAAATATTACAGGACGCCGGCGATCACTATGAATTTAGTCTGCGCGATATTTCGCCCGATACGTATTATATCCTCAATTGCTGCGTCATCATCAGTCAGTATTATGGCTTTAAGGTGGATGCTATGGATGCCCCCCTCTTTTTGGATATTCCAGACAAGAATAACATCATCCATCATTACCGCGTCCTCTTCAATGCCGATTTTATCGATGTCCTTCCGACAGAACAGGCTATCGACCTTTCGGCAGAAGATATTACCGAACTGGTCGACAACTTTTCGGATATTGCCCTATGGAAGTCCAAATTCCCCGAGCAGAGCTGGATCCTGAAGGGCTTTTCCATTATGACGCTCTTCGATGCCACCATTGAAAATGCGGTATCCAGCTTCAAGAGTAATCTGCTGCGCGAGAAAAGTGCGATCCAAATGACGGAAATAGAAAGCATCTTCAGGTCGATTTATAAAATAAATGATCTGCGGATCGGACTCACCTCCTTTGAAAAAGTCAGGGACGAATACAACTTACGGATTGTCGAAAAACAACTGTACAGCCATCTGCTTTACGATTCGACCATCGAGGAATGTGAAAGCATGCTCTGCAGTGAGACGCTGGAACGCATGCTCACCAAGGACGAATACCTTGTTGTACCGGATATTGACAAGCTGCCGATTGCTGATCCAAAACAGGCCTTTTTTATCGATAAGCTGAAGCAGCAAAATGTAAAGAGCTTTATTTTTGTGCCCCTGATCGAAGGCGACAAAGTGCTTGGTTTACTGGAAATGTCTTCCTCCAAGGTACGTGAACTCAATTCGGTCAATGCCAACAAGCTCAACTTCATCTTGCCCTTTATAAAGGATAAAGTCTCCAAAGCATTTTCTGAAACTGAAAACCAGATCGAAGCGGTGATCCAAAAGGAATATACGTCAATCCATCCGAGTGTCAAATGGCGGTTTCAGGAAGAAGCCATCCACTTCCTCAACGACCGCGCCTTTGGGAAAGACTATGCCCTCCAGGAAATTGTCTTCGACCAGGTGTATCCGCTCTATGGACAAATCGACGTACAGGGCTCCTCCGAATCCCGCAATCAGGCGATCCGGCAGGATCTGATCAATCAGAGCATGGACCTGATCGCGCTGTTCACTGCGGTCAACCAAACGCAGCAATTACCCCTATTTGAGCAGAAAATATTCGATCTGGAACGAAATCTGGCGACGCTGCAACATGGGCTGCTGACCGATACGGAACAGCTCATGCTCGATTATTTTAATCAGGATATTCACCCTATTCTCGAGAATTTCAGGAAAAACAACAAAAATAGCCTCGCCACTGAGGCCATAGACCGCTATTTTGAGCGGATCAACCTGTCCATCGGCGGTTTTTATGAGGCCCGCCAGGATTATGACAACTCCATCACGCTGATCAATAAAAAGCTGGTGGCCATCCTCGACGAAAAACAGGTGGAAGCCCAACAGTACTTTCCACATTACTACGAGCGCTACAAGACAGATGGTATCGAGCACAATATGTATATCGGTGCATCCATTGCTCCGGACCGGAATTTTGAGCTGTATTATCTGCGCAATTTACGCCTATGGCAACTGCAGGTGATGTGTGCCATGGAACAGGAATTTAGACAGCTGCAACCCTCGCTGCCCCACCTGCTCGAAGTAACCTCGCTGATATTGGTGTTTGCCACCCCCATTTCCATCCGCTTTCGTATGGACGAGAAGCAATTCGATATTGATGGCTCCTACAATGTGCGTTATGAAATTGCCAAGAAACGGATCGACAAAGCCAAGATCAAAGGCTCGACGGAACGTATTACCCAAAAAGGCAAATTGGTTATTGTCTACTCCAATGTACATGAAGAGACAGAGTACCTGGGTTACATCAACCTACTACAGCACAAAGGATTACTGGACGACAACATCGAACAGTTTGAGGTGGAAGATCTCCAGGGCCTCGTCGGCCTGAAAGCGATCCGCGTGGGTTTTCAATTTCAGGAACAATAA
- a CDS encoding SDR family oxidoreductase: MQKTIFITGASSGLGKATAKLFQQAGWNVIATMRNPENETELTEIENITLLKLDVSDPAQIKETVEKAISLSNIDVVFNNAGYGLMGAFETLSDEKILRQINTNLLGVLRVTQAFIPYFRAKKGGLFISTTSIGGFMGFPLHSMYHATKFALEGWSESMSFELKQFGIAIKTVAPGGIATDFAGRSLDMNRTSDYQDIEDKLFEQMGLMMQNASTAEQIAQVVYEAATDKKDQVRYLAGDDAHALYERRLQIGKEAFRQEIAKQFGA, encoded by the coding sequence ATGCAAAAGACAATTTTCATTACAGGAGCTTCTTCCGGATTGGGAAAAGCGACGGCCAAACTCTTTCAACAGGCAGGTTGGAATGTGATCGCAACCATGCGAAATCCCGAAAATGAAACCGAACTTACCGAGATCGAAAACATAACGCTCTTAAAATTAGATGTAAGCGATCCCGCCCAAATCAAAGAAACTGTAGAAAAAGCCATCTCTTTAAGCAACATTGATGTCGTTTTCAATAATGCAGGTTATGGGTTAATGGGTGCCTTTGAAACCTTAAGCGACGAAAAAATACTTCGCCAAATCAACACCAATCTGTTGGGCGTACTGCGCGTTACACAAGCATTTATCCCTTATTTTAGAGCGAAGAAAGGTGGTTTATTTATTTCGACCACATCCATTGGTGGCTTTATGGGATTCCCGCTACATTCCATGTATCATGCGACAAAATTCGCTTTGGAGGGCTGGAGCGAAAGCATGTCCTTTGAATTGAAACAATTTGGAATAGCCATCAAAACAGTTGCTCCGGGCGGAATAGCGACAGATTTTGCAGGTCGCTCTTTGGATATGAACCGAACTTCCGATTATCAGGACATTGAAGACAAACTGTTCGAACAAATGGGTCTGATGATGCAAAATGCATCCACGGCAGAGCAGATTGCCCAAGTGGTGTATGAAGCCGCAACGGACAAGAAAGATCAAGTACGTTATCTGGCAGGCGACGACGCACATGCACTCTATGAAAGACGACTACAAATCGGAAAAGAAGCGTTCAGGCAAGAAATCGCAAAACAATTTGGCGCCTGA
- a CDS encoding helix-turn-helix domain-containing protein yields MHTINSISEFHRQLSLPAPLHPLVSVIDVAGIKPAESDIWEQFCVNFYSISLKKDVTATLKYGQHYYDFDKGTMNFIAPKQIQSLTIAEIRKMNAECGKGYMLLFHPDFLYTHPLATKIKNYNFFSYALNEALHLSEREEKDIIEIFLKIEQEYQHIDKHTQGIILSQIDMLLQYSNRFYERQFITRKAVNHALLTQLEKLLDDYFDSEETLKQGLPTVEYLAESLHVSARYLSDLLRSVTGKNTQQHIHDKLIEEAKEKLTATSLSVAEIAYKLGFEHPQSFNKLFKKKTNVSPLVFRQSFN; encoded by the coding sequence ATGCATACGATCAATTCCATATCCGAATTTCACCGGCAATTGTCCTTGCCGGCCCCTTTACATCCGCTCGTCAGTGTAATTGATGTCGCTGGAATAAAACCTGCTGAAAGCGACATCTGGGAGCAGTTCTGCGTGAATTTCTACAGTATTTCGCTTAAAAAAGACGTTACTGCAACATTAAAGTACGGACAACACTATTATGATTTCGACAAAGGAACAATGAATTTCATTGCGCCCAAGCAGATCCAATCGTTAACGATTGCTGAAATCAGAAAGATGAATGCCGAATGCGGAAAAGGTTACATGCTGCTATTTCACCCCGATTTTTTGTATACCCACCCCCTGGCCACCAAAATAAAAAACTACAATTTCTTTTCGTATGCGCTAAACGAAGCATTACATCTCTCCGAACGCGAAGAAAAAGACATTATAGAAATTTTTCTTAAAATCGAACAGGAATATCAGCATATCGACAAACATACCCAAGGAATTATTCTGTCGCAAATTGACATGCTCTTGCAATACAGCAACCGGTTCTATGAGCGTCAATTCATTACCCGGAAAGCCGTTAACCATGCCTTGCTAACTCAATTGGAAAAATTACTCGATGATTATTTCGACAGCGAGGAAACCTTAAAACAAGGACTTCCGACGGTAGAGTATTTGGCAGAAAGCCTCCATGTATCGGCTCGTTATTTAAGCGATTTACTCCGTTCCGTTACCGGTAAAAACACACAGCAGCACATCCACGACAAGTTAATTGAAGAAGCCAAGGAAAAGCTCACGGCGACAAGCCTTTCCGTGGCAGAGATTGCCTACAAACTCGGTTTTGAACATCCACAATCGTTCAACAAACTGTTTAAGAAAAAAACCAATGTTTCACCGCTAGTATTCAGGCAATCGTTTAATTGA
- a CDS encoding ATP-binding protein, protein MIENVFNEAAVNRREMDRLAALARYDIIDSPSERIFDGLLQLAAQVFQVPALLLTFVGADRIFVKSSIGIDQAEPLNRANSLFSSTIEHQQVMVIEDLLREKAWTGDRSWIDSHAIRFYAGAPLMTADGFLIGTFSITDHQPREFGQAERDKLASFAQTAMDQVALRQSALAKIEEVAAVNTHLANMQQRLLDLNSELEAANAQLTQTNSMLYKSYDVTLLLNKNLKKNEQRLKSFITKAPIAFAILTGREMTIEVANDKVLNIWGKTAAILGYPIAKALPELEGQPYFDLLDHVFTSGQTYIGDTAPVEFEEDGQLSTHYFDFVYEPVKGEDGNTESIIVIANEVTERIRQKKHLEGLNQELEMALKAGELGTYHLDIQNWKNQASATCKSHFGLPPNETFEFEDFIQAIIPEHRMMVQQKVEEAIAKKITYQAEYMTRWPDGSLHWINSSGLTHYDAEGTPIDLIGVTVDVTTRKNYEAQKEDFLSIASHELKTPITSLRGTIQMLEMLKDKSADATIGKLIDMSGASIKKITALVDDLLNMHRISLGQLELNTTTFAAAKMIRSCFRDINMIGKHQLNLDGDLEATLHADEQRIEQVVSNLINNAIKYAPASHTIDVRIEQLPRSVKIHVRDYGEGIPAELQQQIFERYYRVYPDGKKYSGLGLGLYISAEIVKRHGGEIGVDSSPGQGSNFWFTIPLAESHPDGSL, encoded by the coding sequence ATGATAGAAAACGTATTCAACGAAGCTGCTGTAAACCGTAGGGAAATGGATAGGCTGGCGGCATTAGCACGCTACGACATTATCGATAGCCCTTCCGAACGTATTTTTGATGGTCTGCTACAGCTAGCTGCACAGGTTTTTCAGGTGCCAGCATTGCTCCTCACCTTTGTCGGTGCAGATCGTATCTTTGTCAAATCCAGCATAGGCATCGACCAAGCAGAGCCTCTCAACCGCGCTAACAGTTTATTTTCCAGTACGATTGAACATCAACAGGTGATGGTGATTGAAGATCTATTACGCGAAAAAGCCTGGACCGGCGATCGCAGCTGGATCGACAGCCATGCCATTCGATTCTATGCAGGTGCTCCGCTTATGACAGCCGATGGCTTTCTGATCGGCACATTCAGCATTACCGATCATCAGCCCCGGGAGTTTGGCCAAGCCGAACGGGACAAGCTCGCCTCCTTTGCCCAAACAGCTATGGATCAGGTCGCTTTGCGCCAATCAGCGCTAGCGAAGATCGAAGAGGTTGCCGCCGTCAATACCCATCTGGCCAATATGCAGCAGCGGCTGCTCGATCTCAATAGCGAGCTGGAAGCCGCCAATGCGCAGCTTACCCAGACCAACAGCATGCTATACAAATCGTATGATGTGACCCTGCTCCTCAACAAAAACCTCAAGAAAAACGAGCAGCGGCTGAAATCCTTTATCACCAAAGCGCCCATTGCCTTTGCTATTCTGACGGGCCGCGAAATGACGATCGAGGTAGCCAATGATAAGGTGCTCAACATCTGGGGAAAAACGGCGGCCATTTTAGGCTATCCCATCGCTAAAGCGCTGCCCGAGCTCGAAGGCCAGCCTTATTTTGACCTGCTCGACCATGTGTTCACCAGTGGCCAGACCTATATCGGAGACACCGCTCCTGTGGAATTCGAGGAGGATGGGCAATTAAGCACCCATTATTTTGATTTTGTTTACGAACCGGTCAAAGGCGAAGACGGAAACACAGAATCCATTATTGTGATCGCCAACGAGGTGACCGAGCGTATCCGGCAGAAAAAACATCTGGAAGGGCTCAACCAGGAGCTGGAAATGGCGCTTAAAGCCGGCGAACTGGGCACCTATCATCTGGATATCCAAAACTGGAAAAACCAGGCTTCGGCTACCTGTAAAAGCCATTTTGGCCTGCCGCCAAACGAAACCTTTGAATTTGAAGACTTCATTCAGGCCATTATCCCCGAGCACCGGATGATGGTGCAGCAAAAAGTGGAGGAAGCCATTGCCAAAAAGATCACCTACCAAGCCGAATATATGACCCGCTGGCCTGATGGTTCGCTTCATTGGATTAATTCCTCGGGACTGACCCACTATGATGCCGAAGGCACCCCAATCGACCTGATCGGGGTAACGGTGGACGTAACCACCCGCAAAAATTACGAGGCGCAGAAAGAGGACTTTCTGAGTATCGCCAGCCACGAGCTCAAAACCCCCATTACCAGCCTTCGGGGAACGATACAGATGCTGGAGATGCTGAAAGACAAATCGGCCGATGCTACCATTGGCAAACTGATTGACATGTCGGGCGCCAGTATCAAAAAAATAACCGCACTGGTAGATGACCTATTGAATATGCACCGTATCAGCCTGGGGCAGCTCGAATTGAATACCACAACCTTTGCGGCAGCCAAGATGATCCGATCCTGCTTTCGCGACATCAATATGATCGGCAAGCATCAGCTCAACCTGGATGGCGACCTCGAGGCCACACTCCATGCCGACGAACAGCGCATCGAACAGGTGGTTTCGAACCTGATCAACAATGCCATCAAATATGCACCGGCTTCGCATACCATTGACGTGCGTATCGAGCAGCTCCCCCGATCTGTCAAGATCCATGTAAGGGATTATGGCGAAGGCATTCCAGCTGAGCTACAGCAGCAGATCTTCGAGCGCTATTACAGGGTCTATCCCGATGGCAAAAAGTACTCGGGACTTGGACTGGGGCTGTATATCTCGGCAGAAATTGTCAAGCGCCATGGCGGTGAGATCGGTGTGGACAGCAGTCCCGGCCAAGGCAGCAATTTCTGGTTTACCATACCGCTTGCCGAATCGCATCCTGATGGAAGCCTTTAA
- a CDS encoding NAD-dependent epimerase/dehydratase family protein, with the protein MTTKKLVLVSGANGHLGNNLVRLLLAKGFRVRASVRNLGNCAALEGLPCDLVAADITDKVSFVKALQGVDTFYAVGAAFKLWARDPQKEIYDVNMQGTRNTIEAAAEAGVKKIIYVSSIAALDYTHTPTKESNGYNPDRRDAYYNSKNDGEKLAFKLAAELGIELVSVMPGAMIGSEAALPLNVSYDVLRLILTKQIPVDTGIALNWVDVKDVAEGCYLAALHGKAGERYILANEKCMTITDTTKLAQKLYPELGLKIPAAVPKMLLYGVAGLMELAGRLKGTAPTITRKDIAMFSGLQQDFDISKARTELGFNPKSSEEAVREALAYLMEHRLL; encoded by the coding sequence ATGACAACAAAAAAATTGGTATTGGTGTCGGGTGCAAATGGGCACCTGGGAAATAACCTGGTCAGACTACTGTTAGCAAAGGGTTTTCGGGTACGTGCTTCGGTCCGGAATCTTGGCAACTGCGCCGCGCTGGAAGGTTTGCCCTGCGATCTCGTGGCGGCAGATATCACCGATAAGGTCTCTTTCGTCAAGGCGCTGCAGGGCGTGGATACGTTCTATGCCGTGGGCGCAGCTTTTAAGCTATGGGCCCGCGATCCACAAAAGGAAATCTACGACGTCAATATGCAGGGTACCCGCAATACCATCGAAGCTGCGGCGGAGGCAGGTGTCAAAAAAATCATCTATGTAAGCTCCATTGCTGCACTGGATTATACGCATACGCCCACAAAGGAGAGCAATGGCTACAACCCCGACCGGAGGGACGCCTATTACAATTCCAAAAACGATGGCGAAAAGCTGGCCTTTAAACTGGCCGCCGAACTGGGCATCGAGCTGGTGTCGGTCATGCCCGGTGCCATGATCGGAAGCGAAGCCGCTCTGCCCCTCAACGTTTCCTACGATGTGCTGCGCCTTATTCTGACCAAGCAGATTCCCGTAGATACCGGTATAGCCCTCAACTGGGTGGACGTCAAAGATGTCGCCGAAGGCTGTTATCTCGCCGCCCTGCACGGAAAAGCAGGCGAACGTTATATTTTAGCCAATGAAAAGTGCATGACGATAACCGATACGACCAAATTGGCACAAAAGTTATATCCCGAATTAGGGCTCAAGATTCCGGCAGCTGTTCCCAAAATGTTGCTCTATGGAGTAGCAGGGCTTATGGAGCTCGCGGGGCGGCTGAAAGGTACGGCGCCAACGATTACCCGCAAAGATATTGCGATGTTTTCGGGGCTGCAGCAGGATTTTGATATCAGCAAAGCACGCACGGAACTGGGCTTTAATCCCAAAAGCAGCGAAGAGGCGGTACGTGAGGCATTGGCCTACCTGATGGAACATCGCCTGCTTTGA